The nucleotide sequence CGTCATTGACAGCTGTTCAGTTGTTCCTGGTGTCAGGCGCCCAGCCACGGCAGTCCCGCCTTGCACCAGCCACCGATCTGCTTGCGGTGGCCGTCCGCATCCTTGTCGCCCTCGAAGCCTTCGAGGATGTCGAAGCAATTCATATAGCCGTGTTCGGTGGCCAGCTTGGCCGCATGGCGCGAACGCACGCCGGAGCGGCACAGGAACAGCAGCACCTCGTCCTTGCCAGCCTGGGCTGCCAGTTGCGCGAGGAAGTCGGGATTCGGCACGCCACCCGGGTAGGTGGCCCACTGC is from Janthinobacterium sp. 61 and encodes:
- a CDS encoding rhodanese-like domain-containing protein encodes the protein MTTAADILTTARSRANEGTPYAGAVTPQEAYDLLQLDAAAKLIDVRTNAERDWVGRVDLADTQHGAVQWATYPGGVPNPDFLAQLAAQAGKDEVLLFLCRSGVRSRHAAKLATEHGYMNCFDILEGFEGDKDADGHRKQIGGWCKAGLPWLGA